From the Ictalurus furcatus strain D&B chromosome 19, Billie_1.0, whole genome shotgun sequence genome, one window contains:
- the LOC128623386 gene encoding xylosyl- and glucuronyltransferase LARGE1-like, translated as MLGMCRGRRKFLAASFVLLFIPALTWLYLSASNFTDLKPLPLSPLEPQSYTLALELRVREVEEENRALRKELSQPPRSPTHGNQYGNGRHGNQSHAGREGLRHAEAHRGITLGNSSDCVSQPVVDKCETIHMAIVCAGYNASRDVVTLVKSVLFHRRNPLHFHFITDSIAQQILASLFHTWMVPAVQVDFYDADELKSEVSWIPNKHYSGIYGLMKLVLTKTLPSDLQKVIVLDTDITFATDIAELWAVFHKFKGQQVLGLVENQSDWYLGNLWKNHRPWPALGRGFNTGVILLLLDRLRKLRWEQMWRLTAERELMSMLSTSLADQDIFNAVIKQNPFLVHQLPCFWNVQLSDHTRSEKCYRDVSDLKVIHWNSPKKLRVKNKHVEFFRNLYLTFLEYDGNLLRRELFGCPSETDHNSENLQKTLLELDEDDPCYEFRRERFTVHRTHLYFLHYEYEPSADQTDVTLVAQLSMDRLQMLEAICKHWEGPISLALYLSDAEAQQFLRYAQGSEVLMSRSNVGYHIVYKEGQFYPVNLLRNVAMKQVNTPYMFLSDIDFLPMYGLYEYLRKSVVQLDMAHTKKALVVPAFETLRYRLSFPKSKAELLSQLDMGTLFTFRYHVWTKGHAPTNFAKWRTATTPYRVQWEADFEPYVMVRRDSPEYDRRFVGFGWNKVAHIMELDAQEFEFVVLPNAYMIHMPHAPSFDITKFRSNEQYRVCLKTLKEEFQQNMSRRYGFAALKYMTAENNS; from the exons TGAAGCCGCTGCCTCTGTCTCCACTGGAGCCTCAGTCCTATACGCTCGCCCTGGAACTCCGGGTACGGGAAGTGGAAGAGGAAAACCGAGCACTCAGGAAAGAGCTGAGTCAGCCACCCAGGAGCCCCACCCATGGCAACCAGTATGGCAATGGACGTCATGGCAACCAGTCCCACGCTGGCAGAGAGGGTTTGAGGCATGCAGAGGCTCATAGAGGCATCACACTAGGAAATAGTTCTGACTGTGTGTCTCAGCCTGTGGTAGACAAGTGTGAG ACAATTCATATGGCCATAGTTTGTGCTGGGTATAATGCCAGTAGAGACGTGGTGACACTGGTGAAGTCTGTCCTGTTCCACAG acgGAACCCGCTCCACTTCCACTTCATTACCGACTCCATCGCCCAGCAAATCCTGGCCTCCCTCTTCCACACCTGGATGGTGCCGGCTGTCCAAGTGGACTTTTATGATGCTGATGAATTGAAG TCTGAGGTGTCGTGGATTCCCAACAAGCATTACTCTGGGATCTACGGCCTGATGAAGCTGGTTCTGACCAAGACGCTGCCATCAGACCTGCAGAAAGTCATCGTTCTAGATACCGACATCACCTTTGCCACAGACATCGCTGAGCTGTGGGCTGTCTTTCACAAATTCAAAG GTCAGCAGGTGCTTGGGCTGGTAGAGAATCAGAGTGACTGGTATTTAGGGAACCTTTGGAAGAACCATCGACCATGGCCAGCTCTAGGCAGAGGCTTCAACACTG gtgtgaTTCTCTTGTTGTTGGATCGTTTGAGGAAGCTCAGATGGGAGCAGATGTGGAGACTGACAGCAGAGAGGGAGCTGATGAGCATGCTGTCTACATCGCTAGCAgatcag GATATCTTCAATGCTGTGATCAAACAAAACCCTTTCCTGGTGCACCAGCTGCCCTGCTTCTGGAATGTTCAGCTATCTGATCATACACGCTCTGAGAAGTGCTACAGAGATGTGTCTGACCTCAAG GTGATCCACTGGAACTCTCCTAAGAAGCTGCGGGTGAAGAACAAGCATGTGGAGTTTTTCAGGAACCTTTATCTGACCTTCCTTGAGTACGATGGCAACCTGCTGAGGAGGGAGCTCTTTGGCTGTCCAAGTGAAACTGACCACAATAGTGAGAAT CTCCAGAAGACTTTACTGGAGCTTGATGAAGATGATCCATGTTACGAGTTCCGGAGAGAGCGTTTCACTGTGCATCGCACACAcctgtacttcctgcactacGAGTACGAGCCCAGTGCTGACCAGACTGATGTTACGCTCGTGGCCCAGCTCTCCATGGACAG GCTGCAGATGCTTGAGGCCATCTGTAAACACTGGGAAGGACCAATCAGTCTGGCTCTCTACCTGTCTGATGCTGAGGCACAGCAATTCCTGCGCTATGCTCAGGGTTCTGAGGTGCTTATGAGCAGAAGCAATGTGGGATACCATATCGTCTACAAAGAGGGCCAATTCTACCCCGTCAACCTGCTGCGCAATGTTGCCATGAAACAAGTCAACACACCCTACATGTTCCTGTCTGACATTGACTTCCTGCCCATGTATGGACTCTATGAATACCTCAG GAAATCTGTAGTACAGCTTGACATGGCGCACACTAAAAAGGCTCTGGTAGTGCCAGCATTTGAAACACTGCGTTACCGGCTGTCATTTCCTAAATCCAAGGCTGAGCTTCTGTCCCAGCTGGATATGGGCACTCTCTTCACCTTCAG ATATCATGTATGGACAAAAGGCCACGCTCCAACCAACTTTGCAAAATGGCGGACAGCCACAACGCCGTACAGAGTGCAGTGGGAGGCTGACTTTGAGCCTTATGTGATGGTGAGAAGGGACAGTCCAGAATATGACCGCAGATTTGTGGGATTCGGCTGGAACAAAGTGGCTCACATTATGGAGCTTGATGCACAG GAATTCGAGTTTGTGGTTCTACCCAATGCTTACATGATCCACATGCCTCATGCGCCAAGCTTTGACATCACCAAGTTCCGCTCAAATGAGCAGTACCGTGTTTGCCTCAAGACGCTTAAAGAGGAGTTTCAGCAAAACATGTCCCGCCGCTATGGATTCGCCGCGCTTAAATACATGACTGCAGAAAATAACAGCTAG